ACAGATCTTTAAGGAAGCTAACAAAAAAATTTTAGAGGGGGCTTCGTTTATAGTAGAAAAATTGCAAAGAGAAGAAGCAGAAAAGAAGTACGGAGATGAAATTTATGATTTGTTCCCTATACCTCCAGATATAAAAGAATTATATATCGTCATAATTCCTGGCTGGAATATAAATGCTTGCAATAAACAACATGTTTCTGACACCAGAGAAATAGGAGAAATAAAATTAGATCACTGGAGATATAGAAATGCTAAGCAATTACTTGAGATTTCA
This genomic window from Acidianus manzaensis contains:
- a CDS encoding alanyl-tRNA editing protein gives rise to the protein MDSIEIRTHSALHVLKGASKKILNAKWTASTYVNGPHGRLTLKFDRKPNEEEISQIFKEANKKILEGASFIVEKLQREEAEKKYGDEIYDLFPIPPDIKELYIVIIPGWNINACNKQHVSDTREIGEIKLDHWRYRNAKQLLEISFNVI